The sequence AAGCATAGCTTATATAGGCAATTTAGTTTTTGATGTGGTTGTTAAATCCGGTATTGCCATCCTTATATTATCGATTCTTGATTATTTATATCAATGGTGGGAATATGAACAGAATTTAAGGATGTCTAAAGAAGATATTAAAGAAGAATTCAAGCAAACGGAAGGAAATCCTCAGATAAAATCGAGAATAAAACAGGTTCAAAGGCAGATGGCAATGAGAAGAATGATGCAGGAAATACCCAAAGCCGATGTAGTAATAACAAACCCTATTCATCTGGCAGTAGCGATTAAATATGATAGTGAAAAACATCATGCTCCGGTAGTCGTAGCTAAGGGAGCTAATATAATAGCAGAAAAAATAAAGGAGATAGCAAAGTTAAATAACATTATAATTTTGGAAAATAAGCCTTTAGCCCAAATATTATACAAAGACGTGGACATCGGGGAGGCAATCCCTGAAAGTTTATATCATGCTGTAGCTGAAGTTTTGGCCTTTGTCTATAGTTTGAAACAGCAAGGAGGATAACTGGAGTGAAATTTGGAGATATTTTAGTTGTGATTGCAGTAATTGCCATCGTTATAATGATGATTATTCCATTACCTACTTTTATCCTTGATTTGTTACTGACCTTTAACATAACACTGGCATTAGTTATTTTGCTAGTTTCCATGTATACTTTGGAACCTTTACAATTTTCTATATTTCCTTCTTTATTATTGCTTACTACATTATTCCGTCTGGCTTTAAATGTTTCATCAACAAGATTGATTTTAATCAATGGCTTTGCGGGCAATGTCATTAGAGCCTTTGGAGAATTTGTAATAGGCAGTAATGCCCTTGTAGGATTTATAATATTCCTTATCCTTATAGTTATTCAATTCATAGTTATAACAAAAGGTGCTGAACGGGTTGCCGAAGTTGCAGCGCGATTTACACTTGATGGTATGCCGGGCAAACAAATGAGCATTGATGCGGATTTAAATGCAGGGTTGATTACGGATGCCGAAGTCAGAAAAAGGAGATTAGATATTCAGAGGGAAGCGGATTTTTACGGTGCAATGGACGGAGCAAGCAAATTCGTAAAAGGTGATGCCATTGCTGCTATAATTATTACGATTATAAACATAATTGGCGGCTTGATAACAGGGATGATATTTAAAAATATGGATTTTTCTACTGCCGTATCCCATTATACACTGTTAACGGTAGGAGATGGACTGGTTAGTCAGATTCCTGCCCTACTTATATCGACTGCAACAGGTATAATTGTTACTCGAGCTGCTTCAGATTCTAATCTTGGGGAAGACCTTTTAAAACAGATCCTATCTCATCCGAAGGTGCTATTAATAGCCTCAGCTGCATTAGCTTTTTTAGGTATTATGCCGGGGCTGCCGACAATTCCTTTCTTTGTGTTATCAGCCATAATGGGTTTTAGCGGATATTCGATGTATCATACGGGTAAAAAGGAGATTTCAAAGGTTGAGGAAGAGGAAATTGAAAAGGAAACAGATTATTTAAAGAAACCAGAGAATGTTGTTTCATTATTACAGGTGGACCCAATTGAACTAGAGTTTGGATATGGAATAATACCTTTGGCTGATGTTAATCAAGGAGGAGACCTGCTGGACAGGGTCATCATGATAAGGAGACAATGTGCTGTTGAAATGGGTATAATCGTTCCTGTAATTCGCATTAGAGATAATATTCAATTAAGGCCCAATGAATACGTTATAAAGATAAAAGGGGTAGAGGTATCGAGAGGAGAGTTAAAACCGGACCACTATCTGGCAATGAATCCTGGAACGGTTGAAGAGGAAATAGAAGGGGTGCAGACAGTAGAACCTGCTTTTGGCTTACCCGCTGTGTGGATATCTAAGGAAAAAAAGGATAAAGCTGAGATGTTGGGTTATACAGTTGTTGATTCTCCATCTGTAATTGCAACCCATTTAACTGAAGTTATAAAAAGATATGCCCATGAATTACTGGGTAGACAGGAAGTAAAGATGCTTGCTGACAGTGTTAAAGAAAGCCACCCCGCTTTAATTGAAGAATTAGTTCCTAAGGTGCTTTCGCTGGGAGAGATACAAAAGGTTTTAGCAAATCTCCTTAAGGAAGGAATATCTATACGGGATTTAGTTACCATTTTTGAAACCCTGGCTGATTATGGTAATATAACAAAAGACCCGGATATGCTTACAGAGTATGTAAGGCAGGCTTTGAGCAGGGTTATTACGAAAAAATATGTATATGATAATCGGCTTAAAGTAATTACACTGGACCCTAAATTAGAAGAATTGATCCGAGATTCCATTCAACAGACAGACCACGGCAATTATCTTTCTATTAACCCTGAAATAACCCAAAAAATATTTACAAGCCTGTCAAATGAAATTAAAAAATTCAGTTCAATAAACCAAGAACCTGTAATACTAACTTCTCCTGTTGTCAGATTATTTTTCAGAAGGCTTATTGAACATACATTTCCAAGCCTTGCAGTTCTGTCATTTAATGAAATAGAACCGAGAGTGGAAGTCCAGTCTATTGGGATGGTGAGCATTAAATGAAGATAAAAAGGTATATAGCTGCTGATATGCAGCAGGCGATGATAAAAATCAAACAAGATATGGGGAATAATGCTATTATATTAAATACAAAACGCATTAAAAAAGGCGGGCTTTTAGGTTTATTCGCAAAGAGTATGATAGAAGTTACAGCAGCTAGTGATTTTCAGAATGACCTTTTCAGGAAAAAGGAAAATGAACACCTATCTTTAAAAGATGCAGGGTTTAAAACTACCTATCAACCTAATAAAGATGGTGATTACGATAAATCTAGTCCATTAGGCTATAGAATAAAGGAAAGTCAAACTTTTACAGGCTATAATTATAAAAAAAGTGATGAGATTGAAGAATTAAGGCAAGAATTAAATGAATTAAAGGAAATGTTAAGGTATTTAACCAAAACCGGTGGAATGCCTTATGATGAGCAGATCGCCCGTAACATCGGCGCTTTGGATGAAGTTTATCAAACCCTCATTCAAAATGAAGTGGAACCGGATATTGCAAAACGGCTTATAGAAAAGACTGCTGACAGCCTTAGCGGCAAAGACCTCAAAGATAAGGTAAAAATAAAAAATGAGATAAAAGGAGAGATTTCCAATAAAATAAAAGATACCTTTCTAAAGGTGAAAAAAAATAACAGGCAGATAATGGCTTTTATCGGCCCTACAGGAGTTGGTAAAACAACAAGTATTGCTAAACTCGCCGCAAATTTTGCATTATATGAAAATAGAAGAGTTGGATTGATTACGGCAGATACTTATAGAATAGCTGCAGTTGAGCAGTTAAAAACTTATGCGGAAATAATGGAAGTCCCTCTGGAGGTAATTTATACTCCTGACGAAATGAAAAGGGCCTTGGACTTATACGAAAGTTTCGACACCATATTGATTGATACAGCAGGTACGAGTTCAAGGAATAAGATGCAGATAAATGAGCTTAAAAATTTACTTGAAGCTATTCCGTTAACTGATACATTCTTAGTATTGAGTGCAACTACTAGGAATAAAGACCTTATAGAGGTCATAGACAACTACAGCATAATTAAAACTAACAGGATACTATTTACGAAGTTAGATGAAACCTCCACATATGGGTGTCTTTTAAATGTTATTAACTACACGAATAATGCATTATCATATATAACAATAGGCCAGAGCGTGCCTGAAGATATTGAAGAAGCTGACCCAGATAGAATTGCAAGTCTTGTTTTGGGGGAGTATGCTTATGGTAGATCAAGCAAATAGTTTGCGCGAAATAGTAAAGAGAGAAAAAGAAATAAAGGAAAATCAAAAATTAAAAATTATCATAGAAGATGAAAAAGAAAGAAAAGAATTAGCCAGCAGAATAAGAGCGGTCTATGATGATACAATAATCATCAGTATGCCGGCGATGGACAATTATTTAATCCCATTAGAAAACTTATCATCAATAAAGGTTATAATCAATGGAAATGATGGAGATATATCATTTTTTGCAAAAATATTAGAAAGAAAATTTGCCCCTGTACCCATTCTTGTTATAACTCATCCTAATCATTTTAGGGGGATAAATGTTTCTAAAAATAGGTCATCCAGGGTAGTTGCTATTACTAGTGGAAAAGGAGGAGTAGGTAAAACAAATATTTCAGTAAATTTAGCTATAGCCCTTTCTCAGATGGGTAAACGTATAGTTGTATTTGATGCTGATTTAGGTCTGGCTAACATAGATGTAGCTTTAGGGCTTAAACCGAAGTATAGTGTAGCTGATTTAATAAAAAACAATAAAAAAATGAGAGATATAATCTATGATGGCCCAATGGGCATTAAATTAATAGCAGCAGGTTCTGGAGCAGACGAACTTTTAAATATGAAGGACTGGGAGCTAAATAGATTTATAATGGGTTTAAGCGAATTAGAAGATATGGCTGATATTATTTTAATTGATACAGGTGCAGGAATATCCAATAAGGTAACTAATTTTCTATTTGCTTCAGATGAAATTATAATTGTTACTACACCTGAACCAACATCAATTACTGATTCGTATGCTTTGATTAAAGTAATAGTGAGGAATGAAAAAAACAAGGATATAAAACTTTTAATAAACAGGGCTGAAAACGAGAAAGAAGCCCAAAAAACAGCTGATAAGTTGAGGTTAGTTTGTGATAGGTTTTTAAATATAAAACTTAATGTAATAGGCTATATTCTTGAAGACAAGAATATATCAAAGGCTATTAAAGAACAAAAGGCCTTGGTAGTAAATTATCCGAACAGTGAAGCATCTCAAGGTATTAGGAAAATAGCTCAGTATTTGGTGGAAAGCAGGAATCAAAAGGAAGATAATAATTACTCGAACTTAAATGGTTTTATAAGAAGATTAAGGTCGTTATTTAGTTGAAGGATGTGGAAAAATGGACATAAAAAAGGTTTTAAAAATTGGCACTAAACTTGAAATACGTATTGAAGACCAAAATGAAGATGAAGAAGTGTATATAACTCAACTAGAGGATTTTAAAGAGGACTATTTGTTAATAAGCATACCTATCAAAAAGGGAAACTTAATGTTTATTAAGAATGGAGAGAAAATAAAGATTTCTTTTTTACATAAAAATAATTATTACTATTTTTGTGGAGAGGTTTTATATAAGATATTAGTTAATATTCCTTTAATGGTTGTAAGAAAAACCGGGGATCTAAAGAAAATACAGAGGAGGGATTTCTATCGCTTCAAAACTCTGATTGAAGTGTGCATTAAATACAATGAAGAAACAATCGATGGAATAGGAAAAGATATTAGTGGAAGCGGAATGCTACTTGCATTAAGGCAGAACATTAAAAAGGGAGTTCTTTTAGATTTAGAATTAAATCTGAAGGAATTTGGTGTTATACGTCTAAAGGGGCAGGTAATTAGGGTAACAGTGAAGAAAGATGATGTTTATCCCTATGAAGTTGGAATCAAATTTATCGAAATACCGGAGGATTTAAGAGAACTGATAATAAAATATATCTTTTGTGAACAGAGAAAGATTAGACAAAAGGGAATGGTTTAAATGCCAAAAAAAGATATTAAAGTATTAATTGTAGATGATTCGGCCTTTATGAGAAAAATACTCAGAGATATATTGGATGCACAGCAGGGAATAATTGTGGTTGGTACAGCAAGGAATGGGATCGAAGCCATAGATAAAATCCAGGAGTTACAGCCTGATATAGTGACTCTGGATGTAGAAATGCCGAAAATGAACGGTCTTGAGGTTTTAAAAATAATAATGAAACAAAGACCTGTCCCGGTTATAATGCTCAGCAGCTTGACCCAACAGGGGGCAGAAATTACATTAAAGGCATTAGAACTCGGAGCAGTAGATTTTATACCAAAACCGGCCAAAATTATAAATATTGATATTGATGACCTAAAAAGGGTTTTAATAGAGAAGATTATTACTCTTGTAAATAGCAAGGTTATAAAAGAAAGAGAATATCATCATATATCAAAAAGCCCAAGGATAAGTCTCCCTAATAGGGACTTTTCGGGCATCCATTACATAATAGGGGTTGGTACCTCTACGGGAGGGCCTTCAGCTTTAAAGGAATTATTAATATCCTTCCCTGAGAATATTCCTGCAGCTATTTTGATTGTTCAGCATATGCCTCCAGGGTTTACAAAGTCCCTTGCCCAAAGATTAAATACCTTATGCCATATAAGGGTTAAAGAAGGAGAAAAGGGAGAAAGGCTAAAACCTGGGTGGGCATATATAGCTCCTGGGAATTATCATATGATTGTACATGAGAATGAGGGAGATTTAGTTTTAGATTTGAATACGGATGACCCGGTTTCAGGCCATAGACCTTCTGTTGATGTATTAATGAAATCAATTAGCAGATTAAGTTTTGAAAATAAAATGGGAATCATTATGACGGGAATGGGCAGAGATGGGAGTCAGGGAATAAGGGATTTAAAAAGAAGCGGGGGTTTTACAATAGCCCAAGATGAAGAATCATGTGTAGTATTCGGAATGCCAAAAGCAGCAATAGATATAGGTGCTGTGGATAAAGTTTTACCTCTTCAAGAAATTGGACAAGAAGTATTAAACTATATATTTAAATAAGGGGTGATTGAAATGGATATGAAGCAGTATATTGAAGTCTTTGTTGAAGAAGCCCAGGAGCATCTCAATAACCTGAATCAATATTTGTTGAAATTAGAAGTTTCACCAGAGAATCCTGAGTATATTGATGAAATTTTTCGTTCTTCCCATACTTTAAAAGGAATGGCAGGGACAATGGGTTATGAAAAAATATCAGAAATAACCCACGAAATGGAGAATGTCCTTCAGGGGATTAGAAATGGTGAAATAAAAATCAATAGTAAAACGGTTGATGTTTTGTTTGAATGTTTTGATATCCTAGAAAATTTAGTTGGATCTATTTTGCAAAATGGAGCTGAAGGAAATATCGATACATCAAAAGTTATCAATAGATTGAAAAGCGTTTTTGAGATAAATGAGAGCGATGAAAAGGATTATAATAAAGATCATAATAAAGGCCATGATGTAGACGAAAATAAAAAGACAAGCAGATTAAACTTTAACGAATTTGAAGAAAATTTAATTAAAGCGGCTTATGAAAAGAAATTTAATATATTTGAAATACAGATTTCCTTAAACGACGATTGCTTATTAAAATCCGCAAGGGCATTTGTTATTTTCAAAAATCTAGAAAGAATTGGGGAAATAATAAAAACCATACCACCAGTCGAAGATATTGAAGATGAGAAATTCCAAAAGGAGTTTACTTTATATTTAATAACAAGTTCTGCAAAAGAACAGATAGAAAAGATGCTGGGTTCAATTTCGGAGATTCAAAAAATTTGGGTAACCCCTGTGGATTATACAAAGAAAGAGACGATTCCTGTAAAAGAAAAAAACGATTTGGAGGGTGGGGAATATAATACTGTAATTGTCGAATCTGAACAGGATCCTTCAAAGTCAATTTCACAGAAGCTAAAAACAGGGAAAACCGTACGGGTAGATATTGAAAAACTTGATAATCTTATGAATTTGGTAAGTGAACTGATAATTATAAAAACGAGGCTTGAAGGAATTGGAGAAAATAGGGAAATTGGTATACAGGAATTACATGAAGCTGTAGAATATCTAGAAAGAATTACTACAAATCTCCATGATGCCGTAATGAAAGTCAGAATGGTCCCAATAGAACAGGTATTTAATAGATTTCCCAGAATGGTTAGAGACTTGTCGAAGGAATTAAATAAAGAAATCAATTTACATATTGAAGGTGAAGAAACAGAACTTGATCGTACTGTTATTGACGAAATCGGTGACCCTTTAATACATTTGGTGAGAAATGCTATTGATCATGGGATTGAAACCCCTGAGGAAAGAAAAAGACAAGGAAAACAGGCAAATGGAAATATAATACTGAAAGCATATCATGACGGTAATAATGTAGTTATCGAAATAGATGATGATGGGAAAGGAATTGATTTAGAAAAGGTATTAGCTAAAGCTATAGAAAAAAGATTTATAACCGTAAAGGAAAGCAAGGAGCTAAGCGAACAGGACATATTACAGTTTTTGTTTAAACCGGGTTTTAGCACCTCTGAAAGGATTACAGACATATCAGGGAGAGGTGTGGGATTAGATGTGGTGAAAACTAAAATAGAATCCCTAGGCGGAACAATCGATATTGAAACTATCCAAGGAAAAGGCTCCAAGTTTATAGTCAGACTTCCATTGACTCTTGCAATAATTCAGGCATTATTGGTGGGGGTTGGCACTGAAAAATATGCAGTACCGTTAAACTCAATAAAAGAAACGGTAACAATTAATTCAAAAAATATAAACAGGATTAAAAATCAAGAAATAACCCTTTTTAGAGGGGAGGTATTGCCAATAATCAGACTCAATGAATTACTTGATATAAGCGGGAACATCTTTGAAAATTCTGCCAGTAATGATTTTTATAATGAGGATCTTACTGTTGTTATTGTTAAAAAAGGAGAAAAGCTTTTAGGATTGGCAGTAGATGAATTGATAGGTCAACAGGAGATTGTTATAAAATCTTTAGGGAAATTCCTAAACAATATAAAACTAATTGCAGGAGCAACAATTCTTGGGGATGGTCAGGTTGCATTGATTTTAGATGTAAATACATTGACATAATAATTATAGTCTTCAAAAGGAGGAAAGAGAGTTATGGGAAATGATTTAAGACAGTTTGTAGTTTTTAAATTGGGGGATGAAGAATATGGGGTTGATATCCTGCAGGTAAAAACAATAGAACGGATAATGAATATCACGAGGGTCCCCAAAGCCCCTAAATTTGTTGAAGGTGTAATAAATTTGAGGGGGGAAGTTGTTCCGGTCATAGATTTAAGAAAAAGGTTTGACTTACCTGCAAAGGAAAGGACAGATAGCACACGAATAATTATAGTTAATGTAGATTCAGTTACTGTGGGAATGATAGTCGATTCTGCATCAGAGGTTATTCACCTGTCAAAAGAGCAAATAGAAGCAGCTCCGGCAATTGTAGGGGGAATAGATTCTGATTATATAAGCGGTGTCGGAAAGATAGATGAGAGGTTATTAATTCTTTTAAATTTGAATAAAGTTCTGAAGTCTGAAGAACTCATACAGCTTGAAAATTTATAGAGGAGTGAAGTAAATGTCAGACCAGTTAAAGGCTCTCAATTCAAACCAATTAGATGCCCTAAAAGAAATAGGAAACATAGGAGCGGGTAATGCGGCAACCGCCCTTGCTCAACTGCTTAATAGAAAAGTCAATATGAAAGTGCCGGAGGTAAATATTCTATCCTTTAATGACATAATTGAAGTATTAGGCGGACCGGAGAATGTTGTTGTAGGTATTTATCTACGTGTTTCGGGAGGAATAACAGGTAATATCCTTTTTTTACTACCTAAAGAGAACGCAGTTAA is a genomic window of Koleobacter methoxysyntrophicus containing:
- the flhA gene encoding flagellar biosynthesis protein FlhA gives rise to the protein MKFGDILVVIAVIAIVIMMIIPLPTFILDLLLTFNITLALVILLVSMYTLEPLQFSIFPSLLLLTTLFRLALNVSSTRLILINGFAGNVIRAFGEFVIGSNALVGFIIFLILIVIQFIVITKGAERVAEVAARFTLDGMPGKQMSIDADLNAGLITDAEVRKRRLDIQREADFYGAMDGASKFVKGDAIAAIIITIINIIGGLITGMIFKNMDFSTAVSHYTLLTVGDGLVSQIPALLISTATGIIVTRAASDSNLGEDLLKQILSHPKVLLIASAALAFLGIMPGLPTIPFFVLSAIMGFSGYSMYHTGKKEISKVEEEEIEKETDYLKKPENVVSLLQVDPIELEFGYGIIPLADVNQGGDLLDRVIMIRRQCAVEMGIIVPVIRIRDNIQLRPNEYVIKIKGVEVSRGELKPDHYLAMNPGTVEEEIEGVQTVEPAFGLPAVWISKEKKDKAEMLGYTVVDSPSVIATHLTEVIKRYAHELLGRQEVKMLADSVKESHPALIEELVPKVLSLGEIQKVLANLLKEGISIRDLVTIFETLADYGNITKDPDMLTEYVRQALSRVITKKYVYDNRLKVITLDPKLEELIRDSIQQTDHGNYLSINPEITQKIFTSLSNEIKKFSSINQEPVILTSPVVRLFFRRLIEHTFPSLAVLSFNEIEPRVEVQSIGMVSIK
- the flhF gene encoding flagellar biosynthesis protein FlhF; its protein translation is MKIKRYIAADMQQAMIKIKQDMGNNAIILNTKRIKKGGLLGLFAKSMIEVTAASDFQNDLFRKKENEHLSLKDAGFKTTYQPNKDGDYDKSSPLGYRIKESQTFTGYNYKKSDEIEELRQELNELKEMLRYLTKTGGMPYDEQIARNIGALDEVYQTLIQNEVEPDIAKRLIEKTADSLSGKDLKDKVKIKNEIKGEISNKIKDTFLKVKKNNRQIMAFIGPTGVGKTTSIAKLAANFALYENRRVGLITADTYRIAAVEQLKTYAEIMEVPLEVIYTPDEMKRALDLYESFDTILIDTAGTSSRNKMQINELKNLLEAIPLTDTFLVLSATTRNKDLIEVIDNYSIIKTNRILFTKLDETSTYGCLLNVINYTNNALSYITIGQSVPEDIEEADPDRIASLVLGEYAYGRSSK
- a CDS encoding AAA family ATPase gives rise to the protein MVDQANSLREIVKREKEIKENQKLKIIIEDEKERKELASRIRAVYDDTIIISMPAMDNYLIPLENLSSIKVIINGNDGDISFFAKILERKFAPVPILVITHPNHFRGINVSKNRSSRVVAITSGKGGVGKTNISVNLAIALSQMGKRIVVFDADLGLANIDVALGLKPKYSVADLIKNNKKMRDIIYDGPMGIKLIAAGSGADELLNMKDWELNRFIMGLSELEDMADIILIDTGAGISNKVTNFLFASDEIIIVTTPEPTSITDSYALIKVIVRNEKNKDIKLLINRAENEKEAQKTADKLRLVCDRFLNIKLNVIGYILEDKNISKAIKEQKALVVNYPNSEASQGIRKIAQYLVESRNQKEDNNYSNLNGFIRRLRSLFS
- a CDS encoding flagellar brake protein — protein: MDIKKVLKIGTKLEIRIEDQNEDEEVYITQLEDFKEDYLLISIPIKKGNLMFIKNGEKIKISFLHKNNYYYFCGEVLYKILVNIPLMVVRKTGDLKKIQRRDFYRFKTLIEVCIKYNEETIDGIGKDISGSGMLLALRQNIKKGVLLDLELNLKEFGVIRLKGQVIRVTVKKDDVYPYEVGIKFIEIPEDLRELIIKYIFCEQRKIRQKGMV
- a CDS encoding protein-glutamate methylesterase/protein-glutamine glutaminase → MPKKDIKVLIVDDSAFMRKILRDILDAQQGIIVVGTARNGIEAIDKIQELQPDIVTLDVEMPKMNGLEVLKIIMKQRPVPVIMLSSLTQQGAEITLKALELGAVDFIPKPAKIINIDIDDLKRVLIEKIITLVNSKVIKEREYHHISKSPRISLPNRDFSGIHYIIGVGTSTGGPSALKELLISFPENIPAAILIVQHMPPGFTKSLAQRLNTLCHIRVKEGEKGERLKPGWAYIAPGNYHMIVHENEGDLVLDLNTDDPVSGHRPSVDVLMKSISRLSFENKMGIIMTGMGRDGSQGIRDLKRSGGFTIAQDEESCVVFGMPKAAIDIGAVDKVLPLQEIGQEVLNYIFK
- a CDS encoding chemotaxis protein CheA, with translation MDMKQYIEVFVEEAQEHLNNLNQYLLKLEVSPENPEYIDEIFRSSHTLKGMAGTMGYEKISEITHEMENVLQGIRNGEIKINSKTVDVLFECFDILENLVGSILQNGAEGNIDTSKVINRLKSVFEINESDEKDYNKDHNKGHDVDENKKTSRLNFNEFEENLIKAAYEKKFNIFEIQISLNDDCLLKSARAFVIFKNLERIGEIIKTIPPVEDIEDEKFQKEFTLYLITSSAKEQIEKMLGSISEIQKIWVTPVDYTKKETIPVKEKNDLEGGEYNTVIVESEQDPSKSISQKLKTGKTVRVDIEKLDNLMNLVSELIIIKTRLEGIGENREIGIQELHEAVEYLERITTNLHDAVMKVRMVPIEQVFNRFPRMVRDLSKELNKEINLHIEGEETELDRTVIDEIGDPLIHLVRNAIDHGIETPEERKRQGKQANGNIILKAYHDGNNVVIEIDDDGKGIDLEKVLAKAIEKRFITVKESKELSEQDILQFLFKPGFSTSERITDISGRGVGLDVVKTKIESLGGTIDIETIQGKGSKFIVRLPLTLAIIQALLVGVGTEKYAVPLNSIKETVTINSKNINRIKNQEITLFRGEVLPIIRLNELLDISGNIFENSASNDFYNEDLTVVIVKKGEKLLGLAVDELIGQQEIVIKSLGKFLNNIKLIAGATILGDGQVALILDVNTLT
- a CDS encoding chemotaxis protein CheW, with protein sequence MGNDLRQFVVFKLGDEEYGVDILQVKTIERIMNITRVPKAPKFVEGVINLRGEVVPVIDLRKRFDLPAKERTDSTRIIIVNVDSVTVGMIVDSASEVIHLSKEQIEAAPAIVGGIDSDYISGVGKIDERLLILLNLNKVLKSEELIQLENL